Proteins encoded by one window of Sediminicoccus rosea:
- a CDS encoding NAD(P)-dependent oxidoreductase has product MGAGDGGSALRDHPARQHLNTPFTAGLIPVSSPQHKGRNAMQDQVIGFVGLGQMGRPMAGRLLEAGHAVVVYDRVPEAVEALVALGAQAASSIREVADRADVVFVSLPTPAIVREVAIGPGGVIEGQRARTLVDFSTTGPRVAGELHEAFGKLGRSVLDAPVSGGRSGAAAGTLAVMVSGPRERYDALEAVFKIVGRPFFCGEQPGAAQVMKLCNNLLAAATLVVSSEAIAMGVKAGLDPKLMCEVINVSSGRNSATQDKFPKAIIPRSFDFGFAIGLSHKDVRLCVDEAEAMGIPMVVGSAVRQMLAVTSAKFGPESDFTNVARVVEEWAGVTIGGKA; this is encoded by the coding sequence ATCGGGGCCGGCGACGGTGGATCTGCGCTTCGAGATCATCCAGCGCGCCAGCACCTGAACACCCCCTTCACCGCGGGCCTGATACCGGTATCATCGCCGCAACATAAAGGGAGGAACGCCATGCAGGACCAGGTGATCGGCTTTGTCGGGTTGGGCCAGATGGGGCGGCCCATGGCGGGCCGCCTGCTGGAGGCGGGCCATGCCGTGGTGGTCTATGACCGCGTGCCGGAAGCGGTGGAGGCGCTGGTCGCGCTCGGCGCCCAGGCGGCATCCAGCATCCGCGAGGTGGCGGACCGCGCCGATGTCGTCTTCGTCAGCCTGCCGACACCCGCCATCGTGCGCGAGGTGGCGATCGGCCCCGGCGGCGTGATCGAGGGACAGCGGGCGCGCACGCTGGTGGATTTCTCGACCACCGGCCCCCGCGTGGCGGGCGAGCTGCACGAGGCCTTCGGGAAGCTCGGCCGCAGCGTGCTGGACGCGCCGGTCAGCGGCGGCCGCTCGGGTGCGGCGGCCGGCACACTCGCCGTCATGGTCTCGGGCCCGCGCGAGCGCTACGACGCGCTGGAGGCGGTGTTCAAGATCGTGGGCCGGCCCTTCTTCTGTGGCGAGCAGCCGGGCGCCGCGCAGGTCATGAAGCTCTGCAACAACCTGCTCGCCGCCGCCACCCTCGTCGTTTCCTCGGAAGCCATCGCGATGGGCGTCAAGGCCGGGCTCGACCCCAAGCTGATGTGCGAGGTGATCAACGTCTCCTCCGGCCGCAACAGCGCGACGCAGGACAAGTTCCCCAAGGCGATCATCCCGCGCAGCTTCGATTTCGGCTTCGCCATCGGCCTTTCGCACAAGGATGTGCGGCTCTGCGTGGACGAGGCGGAGGCGATGGGCATCCCCATGGTGGTGGGCAGCGCGGTGCGGCAGATGCTCGCCGTCACCAGCGCCAAGTTCGGCCCGGAGAGCGACTTCACCAATGTCGCCCGCGTCGTCGAGGAATGGGCGGGCGTCACCATCGGGGGCAAGGCATGA
- a CDS encoding Coenzyme F420 hydrogenase/dehydrogenase, beta subunit C-terminal domain → MANPKACGTACQFIAPDYPKMEARVHGRARDPARPDELHFGPFRKMLKAALKAPLPGAQWTGITTRIAEKLLAAGAVEAVLTMAPDPEDHWKPVPVLVTRPEGMAQVRGMRMGYAPLLALLEPARAAGYKRLAVIGIPCQVHALRVLEAELGLERLYVIGTPCSDNTTTESFHTFLDLLDDDPASITYLEFRADYHVELRFTDGRTRTIPFLQLPISQLPPDFFPLTCRSCVDYTNVLADITVGYMGGQGEQWLLVRNERGEELLNLLGEEIRVEAPGSKGKRAGAVRGFLANVERAAGGLPLRRMPDWIRPIVGWLMPRIGPRGLEFARTRVEMKACETVVHLRREEPASVKNMVPAHVWTLVEPYGLMPKDGERR, encoded by the coding sequence ATGGCGAACCCCAAGGCCTGCGGCACCGCCTGCCAGTTCATCGCGCCCGACTACCCGAAGATGGAAGCCCGCGTGCATGGCCGCGCGCGCGACCCCGCCCGGCCGGATGAGCTACATTTCGGACCCTTCCGTAAGATGCTGAAGGCGGCCCTGAAGGCGCCGCTGCCCGGCGCGCAATGGACCGGCATCACCACCCGCATCGCCGAGAAGCTGCTGGCGGCCGGCGCCGTGGAGGCCGTGCTGACCATGGCGCCCGACCCCGAGGATCACTGGAAGCCGGTGCCGGTGCTGGTCACCAGGCCCGAGGGCATGGCCCAGGTGCGCGGCATGCGGATGGGCTATGCGCCACTGCTGGCCTTGCTCGAACCGGCGCGGGCGGCGGGCTACAAGCGCCTCGCCGTCATCGGCATCCCCTGCCAGGTGCATGCGCTGCGGGTGCTGGAGGCGGAGCTGGGGCTGGAGCGCCTCTACGTCATCGGCACGCCCTGTTCCGACAACACGACGACGGAAAGCTTCCACACCTTCCTGGACCTGCTGGATGACGATCCGGCCAGCATCACCTACCTGGAATTCCGCGCCGACTACCATGTCGAGCTGCGCTTCACCGATGGGCGGACGCGCACCATCCCCTTCCTGCAACTGCCCATCTCGCAATTGCCGCCGGATTTCTTCCCGCTCACCTGCCGCAGCTGCGTGGACTACACCAATGTGCTGGCCGACATCACGGTCGGCTACATGGGCGGGCAGGGCGAGCAATGGCTGCTGGTCCGCAACGAGCGCGGCGAGGAGTTGCTCAACCTCCTCGGCGAGGAGATCCGCGTGGAGGCGCCCGGCAGCAAGGGCAAGCGCGCGGGCGCCGTGCGCGGCTTCCTGGCCAATGTCGAGCGCGCCGCCGGTGGCCTGCCGCTGCGCCGCATGCCCGACTGGATCCGCCCCATCGTCGGTTGGCTCATGCCGCGCATCGGCCCGCGCGGCCTGGAATTCGCCCGCACCCGCGTCGAGATGAAGGCCTGCGAGACGGTGGTGCATCTGCGCCGCGAGGAGCCGGCCAGCGTGAAGAACATGGTGCCCGCCCATGTCTGGACGCTGGTCGAGCCCTATGGCCTGATGCCCAAGGACGGCGAGCGGCGATAG
- a CDS encoding ABC transporter transmembrane domain-containing protein, which produces MPEPASRRRNIASLGVLLPYLRPYAGRTAAAAAALVIAAGLVLMLGQGLQRLIDQGFGDRSAASLNSAALFMFAVVAALGVATATRFYLVSWLGERVAADLRRAVFDHVITLSPTYFETARTGDILSRMTADIALLQALIGSAISMGLRTALTATGALALLIMTSPKLAGIVVVVVPLVVGPLVLFGRRERRLSKAAQERVADLAATAEETLNGLRIVQAFTHEAEDRRRFAAEVEQSVGAALRRVASRALLILIVILLCFGAITFSLWVGGQDVIAGRMTGGQLSAFVFYAVLLASSGATISELWGEIQRAAAAADRLVEVIETRPDIAPPAAPRPLPDPPEGRFAFEEVTFRYPTRPDAAALDGFSLAVAPGETVALVGPSGAGKTSVLQLLLRFYDPAAGRVTLDGVDLRDLDPATLRARLALVPQDPVIFSLSAAENIRYGRPDASDAEVEEAARAAAAHDFIMALPQGYASSLGARGVMLSGGQRQRIAIARAILRDPPILLLDEATSALDAESEQAVQQALARLAQGRTTLVVAHRLATVRRADRIVVMEGGRITAMGTHDALVAEGGLYARLAALQFDTD; this is translated from the coding sequence ATGCCCGAACCCGCCTCCCGCCGCCGCAACATCGCCTCGCTCGGCGTGCTTCTCCCCTATCTGCGGCCCTATGCCGGGCGGACCGCGGCGGCGGCGGCGGCGCTGGTCATCGCGGCGGGGCTGGTCCTGATGCTGGGCCAGGGGCTGCAACGGCTGATCGACCAGGGCTTCGGCGACCGCAGCGCGGCCAGCCTGAACAGCGCGGCCCTCTTCATGTTCGCCGTGGTCGCGGCGCTCGGCGTGGCCACGGCCACGCGCTTCTACCTGGTCTCCTGGCTCGGCGAGCGCGTCGCGGCCGATCTGCGCCGCGCCGTCTTCGACCACGTGATCACCCTCTCCCCCACCTATTTCGAGACCGCGCGCACCGGCGACATCCTCAGCCGGATGACGGCCGACATCGCGCTGCTGCAGGCGCTGATCGGCTCGGCCATCTCCATGGGCCTGCGCACGGCGCTGACGGCGACCGGCGCGCTCGCCTTGCTGATCATGACCAGCCCCAAGCTCGCGGGCATCGTCGTCGTCGTGGTGCCGCTGGTGGTGGGGCCGCTCGTGCTCTTCGGCCGGCGGGAGCGTCGGCTCTCCAAGGCGGCGCAGGAGCGCGTGGCGGACCTGGCCGCGACGGCGGAGGAGACGCTGAACGGCCTGCGCATCGTCCAGGCCTTCACCCATGAGGCGGAGGACCGCCGCCGCTTCGCGGCCGAGGTGGAGCAATCCGTGGGTGCGGCGCTGCGCCGCGTCGCCTCCCGCGCGCTGCTGATCCTGATCGTCATCCTGCTCTGCTTCGGCGCCATCACCTTCAGCCTCTGGGTGGGCGGGCAGGATGTGATCGCGGGGCGGATGACGGGCGGGCAGCTCTCGGCCTTCGTCTTCTACGCCGTGCTGCTGGCCAGCAGCGGCGCCACGATCAGCGAGCTCTGGGGCGAGATCCAGCGCGCCGCCGCCGCGGCCGACCGGCTGGTGGAGGTGATCGAGACGCGCCCCGACATCGCCCCCCCGGCCGCACCCCGGCCCCTGCCCGACCCCCCGGAGGGCCGCTTCGCCTTCGAGGAGGTCACCTTCCGCTACCCCACGCGGCCCGATGCGGCGGCGCTGGACGGCTTCTCGCTCGCGGTGGCGCCGGGCGAGACGGTGGCGCTGGTCGGCCCCTCGGGGGCGGGCAAGACGAGCGTGCTGCAATTGCTGCTGCGCTTCTACGACCCCGCCGCCGGCCGCGTGACGCTGGATGGCGTGGACCTGCGCGACCTCGACCCCGCCACGCTGCGCGCGCGCCTGGCACTCGTCCCGCAAGACCCCGTGATCTTCAGCCTGAGTGCGGCCGAGAACATCCGCTACGGCCGCCCCGATGCGAGCGATGCCGAGGTGGAGGAAGCCGCCCGCGCGGCGGCGGCGCATGACTTCATCATGGCGCTGCCGCAGGGCTACGCCTCCTCGCTCGGCGCGCGCGGCGTGATGCTCTCGGGCGGGCAGCGGCAGCGCATCGCCATCGCGCGCGCCATCCTGCGCGACCCGCCCATCCTGCTGCTGGACGAAGCGACGAGCGCGCTGGACGCGGAATCCGAGCAGGCGGTGCAGCAGGCGCTGGCCCGCCTCGCCCAGGGGCGGACCACGCTGGTGGTGGCGCATCGCCTCGCCACCGTGCGCCGGGCCGACCGCATCGTGGTGATGGAGGGCGGGCGGATCACCGCGATGGGCACGCATGACGCGCTGGTGGCCGAGGGTGGCCTCTATGCCCGCCTGGCCGCGCTGCAATTCGACACGGACTGA
- a CDS encoding Bug family tripartite tricarboxylate transporter substrate binding protein codes for MTRFTTSRRALLGAGALLPALASPALAFPDQTVRVIVPWNAGGLADVVMRAIAPVMTASLGQPVVIENRAGANGAVGTQAVAQARGDGHTLILANAETHAINPLVYPRLAYDPVADFTPVTIFARGPFVLITRPGLGATDLNAFLAMARARRGQLTFASWGIGSTSHLAMERLMRSTGIELLHVPFTGAAPASTAILGGQVDVMFLNAGPAEAIARDGRARILGLGATERLALLPNVPTMAELGTPVEAANWFGLLGPARMPAAAAQRLSAVAGEAVRQPAVQEIFRTQAAIPVMMTPEETGRFIAADRERWNLVVRDLNIRLE; via the coding sequence ATGACCCGTTTCACCACCAGCCGCCGCGCGCTGCTCGGCGCCGGCGCGCTCCTGCCCGCACTCGCCAGCCCCGCGCTCGCCTTCCCCGACCAGACGGTGCGCGTCATCGTCCCCTGGAATGCGGGCGGCCTCGCCGATGTCGTGATGCGCGCCATCGCCCCCGTCATGACGGCCTCGCTCGGCCAGCCCGTGGTGATCGAGAACCGCGCGGGCGCCAATGGCGCGGTCGGCACCCAGGCGGTGGCGCAGGCGCGCGGCGACGGGCACACGCTCATCCTGGCCAATGCCGAGACGCATGCGATCAACCCGCTGGTCTATCCGCGCCTCGCCTATGACCCGGTGGCCGACTTCACGCCGGTCACCATCTTCGCGCGCGGCCCCTTCGTGCTGATCACCCGCCCGGGCCTGGGTGCAACGGACCTCAACGCCTTCCTCGCCATGGCGCGGGCGCGGCGCGGCCAGCTCACCTTCGCCTCCTGGGGCATCGGCTCCACCTCGCATCTCGCGATGGAGCGCCTGATGCGCTCGACCGGGATCGAGCTGCTGCATGTGCCCTTCACCGGCGCCGCCCCCGCCTCCACCGCCATCCTGGGCGGCCAGGTGGATGTGATGTTCCTGAACGCCGGCCCGGCCGAGGCCATCGCGCGCGATGGCCGCGCGCGCATCCTGGGCCTGGGCGCCACCGAGCGGCTGGCCCTGCTGCCCAATGTGCCGACCATGGCCGAGCTCGGCACGCCGGTGGAGGCGGCCAATTGGTTCGGCCTGCTCGGCCCCGCGCGCATGCCCGCCGCCGCCGCCCAGCGCCTCTCCGCCGTGGCGGGCGAGGCGGTGCGCCAACCGGCCGTGCAGGAGATCTTCCGCACCCAGGCCGCGATCCCGGTGATGATGACGCCCGAGGAGACCGGCCGCTTCATCGCCGCCGACCGGGAGCGCTGGAACCTCGTGGTGCGCGACCTGAACATCCGCCTCGAATAG
- a CDS encoding Bug family tripartite tricarboxylate transporter substrate binding protein — translation MPIPRRAALLGGAMLATPALAQDFPTRPVRMLVTWPPGGTTDILARQFQPRLAALLGQPVVVENRGGASGAIGAAEMARMNPDGHAFGMVTSTVISAALLTRQPYDPVRDLAPIINLARVANILVVHPSLPVRNVPELIALARARPGALTFGSPGIGSAVHISGEMFKLAAQVDMVHAPYRGGGPALADLVSGHIQLMFGNASSTLPFVRDGSLRAIAVTSASRAAYLPNVPTVAEQGLPGFAIEEWYACLGPAGMNPRAVERINAAFNTVIAEPSERARLLEMGAEVVGGSAEEFGRFYREEVEKIARVVRDARIRVE, via the coding sequence ATGCCGATACCCCGCCGCGCGGCCCTGCTGGGCGGCGCCATGCTCGCGACGCCGGCGCTGGCGCAGGATTTCCCGACGCGCCCGGTTCGCATGCTGGTCACCTGGCCGCCGGGCGGCACGACGGACATCCTGGCGCGCCAGTTCCAGCCGCGCCTCGCCGCGCTGCTGGGCCAGCCGGTGGTGGTGGAGAACCGGGGCGGCGCCTCGGGCGCCATCGGGGCGGCGGAAATGGCGCGGATGAACCCGGATGGCCATGCCTTCGGCATGGTCACCTCCACCGTGATCTCGGCGGCACTGCTGACGCGCCAGCCCTATGATCCGGTGCGGGACCTCGCCCCCATCATCAACCTCGCGCGCGTCGCCAACATCCTCGTCGTGCATCCCTCGCTGCCGGTGCGCAACGTGCCGGAGCTGATCGCGCTCGCCCGCGCTCGGCCGGGGGCGCTGACCTTCGGCTCGCCCGGCATCGGCTCGGCCGTGCACATCTCGGGGGAGATGTTCAAGCTCGCAGCGCAGGTGGACATGGTGCACGCGCCCTATCGCGGCGGCGGCCCGGCCCTGGCGGATCTGGTGAGCGGGCATATCCAGCTGATGTTCGGCAATGCCTCCTCCACCCTGCCCTTCGTGCGGGACGGCTCGCTGCGCGCCATCGCCGTCACCTCGGCGAGCCGCGCGGCCTATCTGCCGAATGTGCCGACGGTGGCCGAACAGGGCCTGCCCGGCTTCGCCATCGAGGAATGGTATGCCTGCCTCGGCCCGGCGGGGATGAATCCGCGGGCGGTGGAGCGCATCAACGCCGCCTTCAACACCGTGATCGCCGAGCCCAGCGAGCGCGCGCGCCTGCTCGAGATGGGGGCCGAGGTGGTGGGTGGCAGCGCCGAGGAATTCGGCCGCTTCTATCGCGAGGAGGTGGAGAAGATCGCGCGCGTCGTGCGGGACGCACGCATTCGAGTTGAGTAG
- a CDS encoding N-acyl homoserine lactonase family protein → MSWEVYALRYARRDATAAQHFIGGDPHDGPMPMDYFVWACVKDGRAVIVDTGFTAEVAAKRKREWLRCPVESLRLLGIAPEAVEDVVLTHLHYDHVGSFHLFPRARFHLREPEMQYATGRYMRHAHLAHSFEVEDVVGIVRMNFAGRVAFHDGVVEPWPGLKLHPTGGHSAGLQFVSVETARGRVVLASDVTHFYANLEQGRPFSTAFHVGEMLEGFDRLRAVADSEAHIVPGHDPLVMARYPAVRPELEGIAVRLDRPPA, encoded by the coding sequence ATGAGCTGGGAGGTCTATGCGCTGCGCTATGCGCGGCGCGATGCCACCGCCGCGCAGCACTTCATCGGCGGCGACCCGCATGACGGGCCGATGCCCATGGACTACTTCGTCTGGGCCTGCGTGAAGGATGGCCGCGCGGTCATCGTGGATACGGGCTTCACCGCCGAGGTGGCGGCGAAGCGCAAGCGCGAATGGCTGCGCTGCCCGGTCGAATCGCTCCGCCTGCTCGGCATCGCGCCCGAGGCGGTGGAGGATGTGGTGCTGACCCACCTCCACTACGACCATGTGGGTTCCTTCCACCTCTTCCCCCGCGCGCGCTTCCACCTGCGCGAGCCGGAGATGCAGTACGCGACCGGCCGCTACATGCGGCACGCGCACCTCGCCCACTCCTTCGAGGTGGAGGATGTGGTCGGCATCGTGCGGATGAACTTCGCCGGCCGCGTCGCCTTCCATGACGGCGTGGTGGAGCCCTGGCCGGGCCTGAAGCTGCACCCGACGGGCGGGCATTCGGCCGGGCTGCAATTCGTCTCGGTCGAGACCGCGCGCGGGCGGGTCGTGCTCGCCTCCGACGTCACGCATTTCTACGCGAACCTGGAGCAGGGCCGCCCCTTCAGCACCGCCTTCCATGTGGGCGAGATGCTGGAAGGCTTCGACCGGCTGCGCGCGGTGGCCGACAGCGAGGCGCATATCGTCCCGGGCCATGATCCGCTGGTCATGGCGCGCTACCCCGCGGTGCGGCCCGAGCTGGAGGGGATCGCCGTCCGGCTCGACCGGCCACCCGCCTGA
- a CDS encoding MmgE/PrpD family protein: protein MSQPPVAVALGRFVAEAAWDRIPSEIRREAPRALLNHVSCALGVAQSPVVRGALAALRPFSGPATATVFGQGVKLDPMSAAFVNCIAGNLLDYDDTHLATVIHPAAPVAPVALALAEQRGLSGRAVLEALLLGMEVECRIGLGVAPGHYDRGWHITSTTGVFGAAAAAAKLIGLDAARTAHALGLAASQSSGIIENLPNAGKNASMGNAARNGLLAALLAEAGWEAAPTAIEGRNGWARAMGDVPDVAAMAADLGARWEALRITYKPYPAGIVFHAVIEAAMQLAGPAEAVAHVLVEGDALLLERGDRLVRTGGDSRVSIHHAVALGLVRQRAGVAEFEQPAVEDPALAAMRARVEARLNAGLPRGAARLTATRRDGTRQVVLVEHPTGSEANPMSDAALEAKLRDNLAIGGFAPRGDALVAALRGLEGSANTAGLMALLG from the coding sequence ATGAGCCAGCCCCCCGTCGCCGTCGCATTGGGCCGCTTCGTGGCCGAGGCCGCCTGGGACCGCATCCCGTCCGAGATCCGCCGTGAGGCACCGCGCGCGCTGCTCAACCATGTCAGCTGCGCGCTCGGTGTGGCGCAAAGCCCGGTGGTGCGGGGCGCGTTGGCCGCGCTGCGCCCCTTTTCCGGCCCCGCCACCGCCACCGTCTTTGGCCAGGGCGTGAAACTCGACCCGATGTCGGCCGCCTTCGTCAACTGCATCGCGGGCAACCTGCTCGATTATGACGACACGCATCTGGCGACCGTGATCCACCCCGCGGCCCCCGTGGCGCCGGTGGCGCTCGCCCTGGCCGAGCAGCGCGGGCTCTCCGGCCGGGCGGTGCTGGAGGCGCTGCTGCTGGGCATGGAGGTGGAATGCCGCATCGGCCTCGGCGTGGCGCCCGGGCATTACGACCGCGGCTGGCACATCACCTCCACCACCGGCGTCTTCGGCGCGGCGGCGGCGGCGGCGAAGCTCATCGGGCTGGATGCCGCGCGTACGGCGCATGCGCTGGGCCTGGCCGCCAGCCAATCCTCCGGCATCATCGAGAACCTGCCCAATGCCGGGAAGAACGCCAGCATGGGCAATGCCGCCCGCAATGGCCTGCTGGCCGCGCTGCTGGCCGAGGCCGGCTGGGAGGCCGCGCCCACCGCCATCGAGGGCCGCAACGGCTGGGCGCGCGCCATGGGCGACGTGCCGGATGTCGCTGCCATGGCGGCCGATCTCGGCGCGCGGTGGGAGGCGCTTCGCATCACCTACAAGCCCTATCCCGCCGGCATCGTCTTCCACGCGGTGATCGAGGCGGCCATGCAGCTCGCGGGCCCCGCCGAGGCGGTGGCGCATGTGCTGGTGGAGGGCGATGCCCTGCTGCTGGAGCGCGGCGACCGCCTGGTGCGGACCGGCGGCGATTCCCGCGTCAGCATCCACCACGCCGTGGCGCTGGGGCTGGTGCGCCAGCGGGCCGGCGTCGCGGAGTTCGAGCAGCCGGCGGTGGAGGACCCCGCACTCGCTGCCATGCGCGCCCGCGTCGAGGCGCGGCTCAACGCCGGCCTGCCGCGCGGCGCGGCTCGCCTGACCGCGACGCGGCGCGACGGCACGCGCCAGGTGGTGCTGGTCGAGCACCCCACGGGCAGCGAGGCGAACCCGATGAGCGACGCCGCGCTGGAGGCGAAGCTGCGCGACAACCTCGCGATCGGCGGCTTCGCGCCGCGCGGCGATGCGCTGGTGGCGGCGCTGCGGGGCCTGGAAGGCAGCGCGAACACGGCCGGGCTGATGGCGCTGCTGGGCTGA
- a CDS encoding LacI family DNA-binding transcriptional regulator, translating to MDDMTEPRSGPRMRDVARAAGVSAMSVSRVLREPALVSPELRARVEAAVREVGYVPNRLAGSLSSRRSEVVGLVVPSLENSLFAATVKGISDVLRRAGFQLMIADSGYGPEAEEAAIRAFLGQRVAGLILHDTLHTEGTVQMIRRAGVPVVENGTLTETPLDMVVSYSNREAARAMTRHLARLGYRRIALVTLPAGVNARSRDRRLGFQEALAELGLPLDPRWMLEMPPGLASGAEAVARLMEGEAPDAIFFAGDVLAAGALLECQRRGWAVPGRVAIAAFDNVDLLAHMNPPVTTLHLPRHEIGTRSAQMLLDRLARRQSGPATVDLRFEIIQRAST from the coding sequence ATGGATGACATGACCGAACCGCGCTCCGGCCCGCGCATGCGCGACGTGGCGCGCGCGGCCGGCGTCTCCGCCATGAGCGTCTCGCGCGTGCTGCGCGAACCGGCCCTCGTCTCGCCCGAATTGCGCGCGCGCGTCGAAGCCGCGGTGCGCGAGGTGGGCTATGTGCCCAATCGCCTCGCCGGGTCGCTCTCCTCCCGCCGGTCGGAGGTGGTGGGGCTGGTCGTCCCCTCGCTGGAGAATTCGCTCTTCGCCGCGACGGTGAAGGGCATTTCCGACGTGCTGCGCCGCGCGGGCTTCCAGCTGATGATCGCCGATTCCGGCTATGGGCCCGAGGCGGAGGAAGCGGCGATCCGCGCCTTCCTCGGGCAGCGCGTGGCGGGCCTCATCCTGCATGACACGCTGCACACCGAGGGCACGGTGCAGATGATCCGCCGCGCCGGCGTGCCGGTGGTGGAGAACGGCACGCTGACCGAGACGCCGCTCGACATGGTCGTCTCCTACTCCAACCGCGAGGCGGCGCGGGCGATGACGCGGCATCTGGCGCGGCTCGGCTACCGGCGCATCGCGCTCGTCACCCTGCCGGCCGGCGTGAATGCCCGCTCGCGCGACCGGCGCCTGGGTTTCCAGGAGGCGCTGGCGGAGCTGGGCCTGCCGCTCGATCCGCGCTGGATGCTGGAAATGCCCCCCGGCCTCGCCTCGGGCGCCGAGGCGGTGGCGCGGCTGATGGAGGGCGAGGCGCCGGACGCCATCTTCTTTGCGGGCGATGTGCTGGCGGCGGGCGCGCTGCTCGAATGCCAGCGCCGCGGCTGGGCGGTGCCCGGCCGGGTCGCCATCGCCGCCTTCGACAATGTGGACTTGCTGGCGCACATGAACCCGCCCGTCACCACGCTGCACCTGCCGCGGCACGAGATCGGCACGCGCTCGGCGCAGATGCTGCTGGACCGGCTGGCGCGCCGGCAATCGGGGCCGGCGACGGTGGATCTGCGCTTCGAGATCATCCAGCGCGCCAGCACCTGA
- a CDS encoding SDR family NAD(P)-dependent oxidoreductase: protein MIPISEKRILAGRRALVTGSTGGIGLAVAEALAAQGCDVVLHGLAEEAEGAACAEGVARRHGVSARYLRADLAAPSAVAALAEGAGAVDVLVNNAATRHFGPVEATRPEDWEADLATNLSAPFHLIRLLLPGMRARDWGRIINMSSIYGLVGATDRVGYVVTKTALIGLTRAVALETAGTGITCNALCPGSTLTPNIEGRVRALAAEQGLDEAAAARRFLAGKQPSGRFVEAAAVGGFVAFLCGPQGNSMTGAALPMDGGWSAA, encoded by the coding sequence GTGATACCGATCTCAGAAAAGCGGATCCTCGCCGGGCGCCGCGCCCTCGTCACCGGCTCCACCGGCGGCATCGGCCTCGCCGTGGCCGAGGCCCTCGCCGCCCAGGGCTGTGACGTCGTGCTGCATGGCCTGGCCGAGGAGGCCGAGGGGGCCGCCTGCGCCGAGGGCGTGGCACGGCGCCACGGCGTCTCGGCACGCTATCTCCGCGCCGACCTCGCCGCGCCCTCCGCCGTCGCCGCCCTGGCGGAAGGCGCGGGCGCCGTGGACGTGCTGGTGAACAACGCAGCGACCCGCCATTTCGGCCCCGTCGAGGCGACGCGGCCCGAGGATTGGGAGGCCGACCTCGCCACCAACCTCTCCGCTCCCTTCCACCTGATCCGGCTGCTGCTGCCCGGCATGCGCGCGCGGGACTGGGGGCGCATCATCAACATGTCCTCGATCTACGGCCTGGTCGGCGCCACGGATCGCGTGGGCTATGTCGTCACCAAGACCGCGCTGATCGGCCTGACGCGCGCGGTCGCGCTGGAGACGGCGGGCACCGGCATCACCTGCAACGCCCTCTGCCCCGGCTCGACGCTGACGCCCAATATCGAGGGGCGCGTGCGGGCGCTGGCGGCTGAGCAGGGGCTGGACGAGGCGGCGGCGGCGCGGCGCTTCCTGGCGGGCAAGCAGCCCTCGGGCCGCTTCGTCGAGGCGGCGGCGGTGGGCGGCTTCGTCGCCTTCCTCTGCGGGCCGCAGGGGAATTCCATGACCGGCGCCGCGCTGCCCATGGATGGCGGCTGGTCCGCCGCGTAG